The window TCACCACCCGTCTGAAGGCCAGGCTGTGCCTCCCAGTCTCACCCCGATGCCTCCTGCCCCCAACCACTCGGCACCGGCGTCTCTGCCTACCCCTGCTTCAGCACGCGGTTGGCCTCTTCCAGGATCTCCTGCAGGTTGGTGCCCATCAGCGCCAGGCAGAACACCGCGATGTCCACTGACTCGTCTACCAAAGGCACCTGCCAGACACCAACCAGGACACtctcccaggaggaggaggatggtgacAGGGCTGGGGCAACCCTTCCGTGCTTTGCCACTCCCCAGGCTCTTGGACTCAACCGAGCATCTTCTCCGGGGCGCCCGCAGATGGAGGCGCCCCGGTTTTCCAGACAGATGCATGCTCCCTCTTGCGCACGGGGCCCTCAGGATCCCCGACGCCCCCTCTCCCGTCCCCCACAATCGCCACCCCAACCCACCACCCCTGCAACCTGCCAGGCAGTGCACAGCgcaccctgccagcccccaccAACACCCTGCTCAGTGCGATGCACGCATTGCCGACACACCACTGCATCCGCCTGCGGAGCTGCCGTCCCTCACCCCATCCCCCTACCTTGGCCATGTCGCAGACGGTGACCAGCGGACTCAGAGGTACCAGGTCGAAGGAGTGAACCTTGTTCCTGACGCTGCTCGCAATCTTGCAGTCACCGCACCCAAAATCCGCCACCACCAGCGAGGCTGGcctggggggagcgggggctcAGGACGCTCCTTCCCCCTCGCCCCACCACCTCGGCTCGGAGGCGGCCCCAGGCCCTGCTCTCCGGCACTCCCCAGTTCTGCCCACTCACCGCCGCCGCAGGTAGCGGATGATGCGATGGACGGGGTTCTCCGGCCAGCGCCCCACTTGCTGAGCAAAGCCGCGGTGGTAGATCTCGAACGCTTCGGGGTCGGTCTGGAAGAGCTGTGCTGCCTCCCGGCTGGTAGACGTGTAGAGCTGCTGGTTGATGTACCGGAACCGGGCAGCCAGGAGCCGTTCCTCCATCCGTGCACGCAGGGCTGCCGACCGTCCCGAAGGAGCCGCTCCCAGGCCGGGCGGCTCCGGGACGCCCGGTCCCGCGCCCTGCTCCCCGCCGGGGCCCGCCCGCGGCTCGTCCTGCTGGCGCCGCTGGTTCTTCTGCTTGTTCCTGTGCCGCCGCCGGCTCAGCCTCCCCGCCGGCTccccgcccgcagcccccgtcCCCAGCGCCCCGGGCAGCTCAGCCGACGCGTCTGGGGGGACCAAGTGGGAAGtcagggcggcggcgggcggcccccGACCAGGGCCCCCCAGCATGCCCGGCCTGGCCCCGGCGCCCTGGCGCTGCCGCCGAGCGGGGCGGGCGGTGGTACCTCTGTCCGGGCACTGCCCGCTCTGCTGCGCCTCCCGCTCCGCCCGGGGCTCCCCGGAGCCGGCCGGGCCCCCGTCCTCCGCCGCAGCCCGGCGCCTGGCGGCCTGCCTCCGCTCGCCGGGCCGCTTCCGCGCGGGCTCGCCGTCCCGGCCGGGCTCGGCCGCGCAGTCCCCCGGtagccgccgccgccgccgcttcccCGCCGCTGCCGCGGGGGCCTGCGGAGGGCGGGAGGCCGGTCACCTCCGCCGCGCCCAGGgaccggcccggcccgccgcggcCCCGTGCGCGCTCCCCTTACCGGGCGGCCCGGGCCCTCGGGGACACCGCGGGGCCCCGACCGGGCCCGGGCGGGACCCTCCGCCCCATCGTTCCACTCCGCCTCCGCGAACATGGCCCGGCGGCCGCGGGGCCTGCCCGGGCCGGGAACGGGAACGACGGCCGGCTCAGCGACCTGGAACGGGAACGACGGTCCCCGCCGCCGTTACCCACGTGCGCCGCGGAGGGCCCAGAGCGGCCCCGGCAGCACCCGCGGAAACAACACCCCCCTGCGGCCGGGAGGACGAGCGGCCTGGCTGCGCGGGGCTGTACCTCGggcgccccgcccccgcccggttagccccgcccccgcccggttagccccgcccccgcccggtTAGCCGCGCCCCCGGCGCCGTGCGCCCCGCCCCGTCCCGGCGCGCCCCGGCCGGTGCCCGCCGCCCCCCTGCCCAGGGTGCGTACCCTGCCTCGCCGCGCCTGGTGCCGCCCACGCTGCGGTCTGCCGCTTGCCCGGTGCCCCCGCGCCGCGACGCCCCGTGCCCGTGGTCCGGAGCCCGGAGCCGGTGCGGCGGGCGGCCGGCAGGGGGCGCCTGCGGCGGCCGGCTCGGGGCGGAGCCCACGCGCTGCCCCGCGTCCGCCGAGCCGCCGCCCTGCGCCGCCGCCGGAGCCGGTAAgggcggccgggccgcgccgcgtGCGGCCGGAGGCCGGGCCGCGCCGTGTCGGGCCCGGCCCGGGAAgaagcggggccggggctgcgggatGGCTCGGacagggccgggccggggtcGGGCTGAGCCGGAACTgaggcagggccgggccgggctgggacAGGCGGGGGTCGGGCAGaacggggctggggctgggcctGGGCTGGGACGGGTCGGGGTCGGGGTGGGTTcgagtgggctggggctggggtcaGGCTGGGGGCGGGGTCCGGTTTGGGgtcggcagggctggggctgcgctgggagaggccggggggctgcagggaagagTGGGACCCTTGCAGCTGGTCTTGGGTCAGGGCTGATGAGGAACCGGGGGGCGGCACGGGGCGGCCTGGGTCTCCACACCATGGGCCACGGCCTGGCGGGTGGGGACAGGGGCCACAGGGGGCTCGGCAGGGCAATGGGGGGAGTACGGGGCCCCTCGttccaggcagggcaggggctgggggaggcctGGCAGCAGTGACAAGCAGGAGCACGGCAGCCCTGGGCTGAGCAAGGGATGCAGCCGGTGGCGGAGAGGCAGCGGTGACGGCGGGATGCAAGTCCCACAGCACTGAGACAGGGATGGGTGTCACTGGGGTGCCCCTTCCCTGGCCCTGACCCAGATGGGTGGGTGAAAAATCCAGTCTGGGGGCAGCACCGTCAGCCCTGGGGCTGGCGGGACCTGCAGGACGTCGGGTCGAGGCACGGCGCTGGCTCCTTGTAGCTtgcgggcagggctgctccGTTATCCACAGCCGGTGAGCCAGGAGCAGGGCGGCACTGCCCTGGAAGTGCTGGAGCCCATTCTGGTGCCTTGAGACCCTTTCGGGGGTCTGGGCTGCGAGGCTGGTTTCCTGCGTCCCTCGCCCCATGTAGCTGCCTGGAGCACGCGATGCAGGCAGAGCGGCTGTCCTGGGGGCCAGCTGCCCACGCAGGCACAAGGAGCCCTGTGTCAGGTCCCATCCTGCCTGCGCAGAGCGGGTGGGGGTCTCGCTGCAGCTGGGTGAGTGCCAGGCCCCGCGGGGGCCCTGAGGTGTATGTCAGGGGCATTGTGCTTGGTCTGTCCCTGCACCTGCACTGTGGGACTTACCGAGGGCAGCCCCACGTCACTGCTTGATGCTGCAGGCTCCCAGGCAGGAAAGTACCTGCCAGGCACGGCCCCGTGCCGCTGGGGAGCTCAGGATGGCGCAGCCCTGGGTCTCAGTGAAGCTGCTGTCAAGAGGTTAAAAACGGAACCAGGATGTGTGCTCTTTGCCAGGCCCTGGGCTGGGGTGTCTGTTAATTAGACCGTAGAGAGGGGGAGCTTGTGGACCTTTGGGGTCCCAGTTTCTTGAGCATGATGCTGTGCCAAGCTCAGCCAAGCCTGGGTCAGAGTTGGGGATCGGGAGGGTCTGCGGAGCTACAGGATCctgtgcagggtggtgctgggcctcctccagctctgctccccaacCCGCTCCCCTCCCAGGAGATGTGGGCACCCGCGTCTGGCTGGGCCTGCAGATAAGCCCCGGGATGCCGAATCTGCTTCCTGCGAGCTGCTGCAGGCACCCGTGACCCTGGAGTGAGTCGTGAACTTCCCCatcagctgcagggctgccgaGGAGGGGGACGCGAGGCTCCCGTCCTTGCTCCCCCAGGGAGATGCCCCAGTTGAGgggctgccaggagcagaggggctgggggtgggcgaTGTCCATGTCCCAGGGCTGCGTGTGGGAAAGGGGGGCAGGGAGACCTGCTCCACAGCGGGGCCCCGTGTCCTTACACAGCCGTCCCCACAGCAAGAGCCACGATGGACGATATCTTCACGCAGTGCCGAGAGGGCAACGCGGTGGCTGTGCGCCTCTGGCTGGACAACACCGAGAACGACCTCAACCAGGGGTGAGCAGGAGGGAGCCAGCCCAGGCTGGACCCACCGGGGTGCTGAGCCCGGCTCAGCTGCGCCACAGGCTGAGGGTGCTGAACCAGGGCCGGGGCTCATTTCCGCTCTGCTCCAtgtcctggggagggggtgggatTCAGCTCCTCCCCGCCGGGAGGAAGTTACCGCATCGCTGAGGCATGAGGGCTGCACATCCTCCAGCCGCTTCCTCTGCCACCGCTGCTCCCGGCCATGGGCCATGGGATGGGATGCCTCTCGGCGAGGGGTTGGGCTGGCGGTGCAGGGGAGAATCTCCCCGTCCCCGGGATGGCTGGTGTGTCTGGGTGACCACTTACCCCGTCCCCTCTCCTGGGAGCACTGTGGCTGACGTGTGGAAGCACGGCCGGGGTCTCACAGGAGGGCTGCCAACCCCCCCGGGGCCAGGAGCTGCACAGGACCGGCCTGCGCCCTGCCCCTGCGTGCCCTGCCCCAGATCTCTCCTCCCCACAGCACGTCCCCTGCTCCAGGAGCTCCTGCGGGTCCGTGCGGTCCGAAGCGCTGCCCGCTCGCCTTTCAGGAGCGGCGTTCAGGCCAGGCGCAAGGTTTAGAGCAGATGTCTCCATTGCCTGTGGGCAGGCACAGCCCCCTGCCCGCACACCAAAGATCAGGCTGTGGCAGCGCCTTTGCTGAGCGCATCTTCACTCGTGTCTTCCAGCCCCCCCGGGGGTCCCAGTCCCACAGAGCTGTCCCAGTCCCACGAGTTGTGCCTGAGGGACTGGGGGCCGGCTGGCACTTCGCTGGGGCATTTTGGTTTTGCGTGCCCGTGCCagggtccccccccccacctgtGGGGTTGgctgtcctgcctgcctgcccacccGCAGGGGCGGTgcgggaggggtgggggcaggtggggTCTGCCggaggggagctggggctgcagcggcCCCCTCCTGCCAGGCCCTAATCTCCTTTTAAGGCCTGGCTGGTCTCCTCCTCCCTTACTTGGCCGGGCAGCCGGAGCTGAGGGGAGACGGGGGAGGGGATACGGCTCTTGCCAGCGTCTCTGTGATTCAGCCCCGGAGAAGATGGGATCTGGCCAGGGCCTCCGGGGCCCTCGTGGGGATGGGAGAGAGCAGGAGAGCcgctcagcctgtccccttCACCTCCACGGCCCGTGTGCGGGCATGCAGGGCAGTACCTGCCTGGCCGTGGTGCTGTCAGCAGCGCCCTGCCCGCGCTCGgcccttctctccctgcccggggccaggggaggaggcggcgggcaGGCTGCAGCCGCTCAGCAGAGCTGTCCCCGCCGTCTCCGCAGGGATGACCACGGCTTCAGCCCCTTGCACTGGGCCTGCCGCGAGGGCCGCTCCAACGTGGTCGACATGCTCATAATGCGGGGAGCACGCATCAACGTCATGAACCGCGGTGACGATACCCCGCTGCACCTGGCTGCCAGCCATGGCCACCGTGACATCGTGCAGAAGGTATCTGCCTCCCgcagccagcaccctgccccgTCCCCACCGCCTTCCAGGCACCCACCTCGTGCCTTGCGCAGCCCTGCGGCACACTGAGCAGGACCCTGTGCAGCCCTCCACCCTGTCCACCCAGGACTCGCTCCCCACTGTCACCTGCCGGCTTCCTTGCTGTGAGCTCATGGCTTCCCCATCTCGGTGCCTCTGAGCACCTCCACCCTCCCCATGAAAGCCGTGCATCCAGCCTCAGCCCCCCTCCTGACAGCAGACCTTGCCAGCACCTCGCCAGCACCAGGGCAAGGTGCTGTGGGGAAGGGGACCTGCTCCCGATTTACGGGGATTGTCCTGCTGCCCCCAGCTGATCCAGTTCAAAGCAGACATCAATGCTGTGAACGAGCATGGGAACACGCCTCTGCACTATGCCTGCTTCTGGGGCCATGACCAGGTGGCAGAGGTGAGCGGAAGCACTTGGACAAAGGCAGGAGTCCAGGGCAAGGGAGGTGGCCGAGGGAggcacggggagggggaggagggacgAGGCGGGATGCTGGGGGTGTGTGAAGAGGCTGAGAAGAGGACAGCAAACTCTGCAGGTGCTGGCTTTCTCCTCCCTCAGGACCTGGTGGGCAACGGGGCCTTGGTCAGCATTGCTAACAAATATGGTGAGACGCCCATTGACAAAGCCAAGACACCACTGCGAGAGGTCTTGAAAGGTAGGAGGTCCTCGTCCTGACCCCACAACCTGCctctggctcctgctgcagcccctgtgCTCAGCACCAGCAAGGTCTCTGCTTGTGCTGCCAGACTCCTTGTCCCTCTCCAGAGCGTGCTGAGAAGCTGGGCCAGACCCTCACCAAGATCCCCTACAAGGATACCTTCTGGAAGGGCACAACCCGCACGCGTCCCAGTAAGGACATCCCTTCCCTCGTGGGGATGCCGCTGCAGGGGAGagcacagctctcctgctcGGTAGGGCaagcttccagggagggggcggcAGTCTGTGCTGCAAACGGCTCGTTTTGGCATGGAAATCCCCTCACTGAAGGTGGCTCCTCATGGGAGCAAGGCGTCCCGCTGGTGCTGCCTCCCTCTGCGGTCCCAGGTGGACGTCAGGAGGAACGTCCAtgtctcctccttttcttaCAGGAAATGGGACTCTCAACAAACTTGCTGGAATAGACTTCAAACAGCTGAGCTTGAGCCAAAAACTCAATGAGAACCAGTCAGGAGAGGTACGTAGGCCTGTTCCCCCCGGCACAGTGTAGCTGCACCCGTGCAGACCACCGctctctccccagcccctggctggCTGCGGAGTGCAGAACTGGGGCACAACTGCTTGGTGGGTTTGCGTGTCCAGGCACGGGGCCAGCCCATGCAGAGAGAAGGCACCTGAAAGGACTGAAAGGCCAGGGTTCGCTCTCACGCGCCGTCAGTCACTCCATGATGCCACGGACCCATTGGTCCCGTGGGCTCTGTGGGCCCCACAGCCCTATGCAAGGTGCTGGGAGGTGCTCGGGGACCGTGCGTCTCTCTCACAGCGACTGTCTCCACCTGTCCCCCTGCAGTTGTGGAAAGGGCGCTGGCAAGGCAATGACATTGTCatcaaaatgctgaaaattcGGGACTGGACAACTCGGAAGAGCCGAGACTTCAACGAGGAATACCCAAAGCTGCGGTGAGTGCCAACATCCTTCCCCACAGCAGCTGTGGCTCTTGAGGGCAGGCGTTACCTCGAGAGGAGTATGAGGTGGGCAGGAGCCAAGCGGCTCTGCAGGGTCGGGTGGTAGCGCTCCAGAGCGGTGCCCAGGGGACgcagggcagccccaggaggACAGCACGCCAGGAGGGAGGCAAGGAGGGGACGTGGGCAGCACCCACTGTTCTCAGGGCTCTCACTTCTCTTGCAGGATCTTTTCTCACCCCAACGTGCTACCGGTGCTGGGTGCCTGCCAGtcgcccccagcaccccaccccATTGTCATCAGCCACTGGATGCCCTATGGCTCCCTCTACAACGTGTTACATGAGGGGACAAGTGAGTGCTGATGGGGGTGACGGAGCCGGGGCAGAGGCCAGTCTCCCCATCCTTGAGAAGTTGTTTCTCCCTGTgttcgggggtggcagggagccCCTCCAGCTGCAAGACCAGGGTGGGCCTGGGGTGAGCGTGGCGGTCTCCTGTCCGCATGCCTTCCTCACACCCGCGTGGGGTGTGTGCCAACACCCCCGCACATACACAGAGCAAGTGACCtggccaccccccccccaccctcatgccacctccctccctgcagactTTGTGGTGGACCAGATGCAGGCAGTGAAATTTGCCTTTGACATCGCACGGGGCATGGCCTTCCTCCACACACTGGAGCCTCTCATTCCACGCCACCACCTCAACAGCCGCAGCATCATGGTGAGTGTCAGTGTCGCACCGCCCGCCCGCCTGTCCCTCCCCCTGCCGAATGGGGCAGGGCAGGTCCCCTCTGAccacccctctcctcccagaTTGACGA of the Grus americana isolate bGruAme1 chromosome 1, bGruAme1.mat, whole genome shotgun sequence genome contains:
- the ILK gene encoding integrin-linked protein kinase encodes the protein MDDIFTQCREGNAVAVRLWLDNTENDLNQGDDHGFSPLHWACREGRSNVVDMLIMRGARINVMNRGDDTPLHLAASHGHRDIVQKLIQFKADINAVNEHGNTPLHYACFWGHDQVAEDLVGNGALVSIANKYGETPIDKAKTPLREVLKERAEKLGQTLTKIPYKDTFWKGTTRTRPRNGTLNKLAGIDFKQLSLSQKLNENQSGELWKGRWQGNDIVIKMLKIRDWTTRKSRDFNEEYPKLRIFSHPNVLPVLGACQSPPAPHPIVISHWMPYGSLYNVLHEGTNFVVDQMQAVKFAFDIARGMAFLHTLEPLIPRHHLNSRSIMIDEDMTARISMADVKFSFQCPGRMYAPAWVAPEALQKKPEEINRRSADMWSFAVLLWELVTREVPFADLSNMEIGMKVALEGLRPTIPPGISPHICKLMKICMNEDPAKRPKFDMIVPILEKMQEK